The Candidatus Omnitrophota bacterium genome has a segment encoding these proteins:
- a CDS encoding DUF1559 domain-containing protein, whose product ILLPVFGKAREAARRAMCANNLRQHGIAWYLYLDDHNECFPTYTGFDFMPPNDGQCRSYTFGGKAGSTSGYTYLASTRPLNRYLDVDDASSAEVFHCPDDMKASAGGETYFNSCGTSYYCSYNILSFGSPPAHRPLSTIISPHSKVLLEMCSSYCIPGHSGKGPVGIITPVMVLFVDGHVAGPFLYNQDFESGGGSKVLENPSP is encoded by the coding sequence TATACTTCTTCCTGTATTTGGAAAGGCACGAGAAGCCGCAAGAAGAGCCATGTGTGCCAATAACCTCAGGCAGCACGGGATTGCTTGGTATTTGTATCTGGATGACCATAATGAGTGTTTTCCCACATATACCGGCTTCGACTTTATGCCGCCAAATGATGGTCAATGTCGCAGTTACACATTTGGCGGTAAGGCTGGGAGTACATCGGGCTATACTTACCTTGCAAGCACTCGACCTCTAAATCGCTATCTTGATGTTGATGATGCGAGTTCCGCTGAAGTTTTTCATTGTCCTGATGATATGAAGGCATCTGCTGGTGGTGAAACCTATTTTAACTCTTGTGGAACCTCGTATTACTGCAGTTATAATATTTTGTCTTTTGGGTCACCTCCCGCACACAGACCTCTAAGCACAATCATCTCTCCTCATAGCAAAGTCTTGTTGGAAATGTGTTCTTCTTACTGCATACCAGGACATAGCGGGAAGGGACCAGTCGGGATAATTACTCCCGTTATGGTGCTTTTCGTAGACGGCCACGTAGCAGGACCTTTTTTATATAACCAAGACTTTGAAAGCGGTGGTGGTAGCAAAGTATTAGAAAACCCAAGTCCATAA